The Flavobacterium marginilacus genome window below encodes:
- a CDS encoding Kdo domain containing protein — protein MTNFLINKDFKSCESLVKESLLHFETSGKPFGDGKRNIIKLFELDEKTVNIKSFKIPNLINKVAYKYFRKSKARRSFEYATFLLEKGIGTPEPIAYLENYNWIGLKDSYYASEHLQCDLTYRELVQIPDYPDHENILRQFTRFSYDLHQKGIEFIDHSSGNTLIKKRSDGNYDFFLVDLNRMKFHQSMSFEMRMFNLRRLTPKPEMIAIMSNEYAKFIEESESLIYEKMLHYTNEFQIGIVKKQHLKKTLKFWKKY, from the coding sequence TGAATCGCTTGTAAAAGAATCTTTGCTCCATTTTGAGACCTCTGGAAAACCTTTCGGAGATGGAAAAAGAAATATCATTAAGTTGTTTGAATTAGATGAAAAGACAGTAAATATCAAATCATTCAAGATTCCAAATTTGATTAATAAAGTAGCTTACAAATATTTTAGAAAATCAAAGGCGAGACGTTCTTTTGAATATGCTACATTTTTATTGGAAAAAGGCATTGGAACACCAGAACCAATTGCTTATCTCGAAAATTATAATTGGATCGGTTTGAAAGACAGTTATTATGCCAGTGAACATCTGCAATGTGATTTGACTTATCGAGAATTGGTTCAAATTCCAGATTATCCAGATCATGAAAATATCCTTCGTCAGTTTACGCGTTTTTCATACGATTTACATCAGAAAGGAATAGAATTTATAGATCATTCTTCAGGGAATACATTAATCAAAAAAAGGAGTGATGGGAATTATGATTTCTTTTTGGTAGATTTAAACCGGATGAAATTTCATCAATCCATGTCATTTGAAATGAGGATGTTTAACTTGAGAAGATTGACGCCAAAACCTGAAATGATCGCGATTATGAGTAATGAATATGCTAAATTTATAGAGGAATCAGAATCTCTTATCTATGAAAAAATGCTTCATTATACAAACGAATTTCAAATAGGCATCGTCAAAAAGCAGCATTTGAAAAAAACACTTAAATTTTGGAAAAAATATTAA
- a CDS encoding type II toxin-antitoxin system RelE/ParE family toxin: MKIKFTTKFKFLLEKQLRYISRDKPVAAKKFKNDLLFNLTKDLQYPFYYKKSIYFENENIRDYVFKGYTIVYFIDTEAGFVSVFGFIKYKDSL; the protein is encoded by the coding sequence ATGAAAATTAAGTTTACTACTAAATTTAAATTTTTATTAGAGAAACAACTAAGATATATTTCAAGAGATAAACCAGTTGCAGCTAAAAAGTTTAAAAATGATTTACTTTTCAACTTGACAAAAGACTTACAGTACCCTTTCTATTATAAAAAGTCAATTTATTTTGAAAATGAAAATATAAGAGATTATGTTTTTAAAGGTTATACAATTGTTTATTTCATAGATACAGAAGCAGGTTTTGTTTCTGTCTTCGGTTTCATAAAATATAAAGACTCTTTATAA
- a CDS encoding glycosyltransferase family 9 protein: MKILVVQQKKIGDVLVSTIICNNLRIAYPNAQIDFLAYESTIDVLKGNPNIDNVILFKDKHRKDKLELLKLGLSIRKSKYDLVIDAYSKLESWILVLLSGGKRKISYKKPGRTFIYTDNVPFAESPETNKGLAIESRLSLLEPLHLNIELDPVPKLYLSESEINEAKLLFKKHSVNTERKTILISILGSEIEKTYPPKFMVQIIDYIAENFDVNILFNYFPSQLIEAQDIYSQCSEKAKKNIYFDLLGSDLRSFIGLMNECDLIIGNDGGAINMAKALDKPSFIIFAPILEKKLWATFEDGKKHVTVHINDYEPQLSKNMSRSQLKNANSELYQAFKPDFFLELIKGFIQLNLFEPKE, encoded by the coding sequence ATGAAAATTTTAGTAGTCCAACAAAAAAAAATAGGAGATGTTTTAGTTAGTACCATTATCTGCAATAATCTTCGTATCGCATATCCTAATGCTCAAATTGATTTTTTGGCTTACGAAAGTACTATTGATGTTTTAAAAGGGAATCCCAATATTGATAACGTTATTTTATTTAAAGATAAACACAGAAAAGATAAATTAGAATTATTAAAATTAGGCTTAAGTATTCGAAAAAGTAAATATGATTTAGTAATCGATGCTTATTCAAAACTAGAGAGTTGGATTCTAGTTCTTTTGAGTGGTGGAAAAAGAAAAATATCATACAAAAAACCAGGAAGAACATTTATATACACTGATAATGTGCCGTTTGCAGAATCTCCTGAAACTAATAAAGGATTGGCTATTGAGAGCCGGCTATCTCTTTTAGAACCGTTACATTTAAATATAGAATTAGATCCTGTACCCAAATTATACCTTTCTGAATCTGAAATAAATGAAGCGAAACTTTTATTTAAAAAACATTCTGTCAATACTGAAAGAAAAACGATACTTATAAGTATTTTGGGAAGCGAAATTGAAAAGACTTATCCTCCAAAATTTATGGTTCAGATTATAGACTATATTGCGGAAAATTTTGATGTCAATATTCTTTTCAACTATTTTCCTAGTCAACTTATAGAAGCCCAAGACATTTACAGTCAATGTTCAGAAAAAGCAAAGAAAAATATCTATTTTGATCTTCTTGGCTCAGATTTAAGGTCTTTTATTGGACTAATGAATGAATGTGATTTGATTATTGGAAACGATGGAGGCGCTATAAATATGGCAAAAGCATTAGACAAACCTTCTTTTATTATTTTCGCGCCAATTTTAGAGAAAAAGCTTTGGGCAACATTTGAAGATGGTAAAAAACATGTTACTGTACATATAAATGACTATGAACCACAGTTATCAAAAAACATGTCTCGCTCTCAATTAAAAAATGCAAATTCTGAATTGTACCAAGCATTCAAGCCTGATTTTTTTCTAGAATTAATTAAAGGTTTTATTCAGCTTAATTTATTCGAACCAAAAGAATAA
- a CDS encoding 2,3,4,5-tetrahydropyridine-2,6-dicarboxylate N-succinyltransferase, whose amino-acid sequence MNELQSIIEQAWDNRALLQETKTTDAIREVIELLDSGKLRVAEPKGDGWQVNEWVKKAVVMYFPIQKMETLEAGIFEYNDKMLLKRDYAEKGVRVVPGASARYGAYISSGVIMMPSYVNIGAYVDAGTMVDTWATVGSCAQIGKDVHLSGGVGIGGVLEPLQAAPVIIEDGVFVGSRCIVVEGVHVGKEAVLGANVCLTASTKIIDVTGETPVEMKGFVPARSVVIPGSYTKKFAAGEFQVPCALIIGTRKPSTDLKTSLNNALREYDVAV is encoded by the coding sequence ATGAACGAATTACAATCAATTATAGAGCAAGCTTGGGATAACAGAGCTTTACTGCAGGAAACAAAAACTACTGATGCTATCAGAGAAGTTATCGAATTATTAGACTCAGGAAAATTACGTGTTGCCGAACCAAAAGGTGATGGATGGCAGGTAAACGAATGGGTAAAGAAAGCCGTTGTAATGTATTTCCCAATTCAGAAAATGGAAACATTAGAAGCTGGAATTTTTGAATATAACGACAAAATGTTATTAAAAAGAGACTATGCCGAAAAAGGTGTTCGTGTAGTTCCTGGAGCTTCTGCCCGATATGGTGCATATATTTCTAGTGGTGTAATTATGATGCCTAGTTATGTAAACATCGGTGCTTACGTTGACGCCGGAACAATGGTAGATACTTGGGCAACTGTTGGAAGCTGTGCTCAAATTGGTAAAGACGTACACTTAAGCGGTGGTGTTGGAATTGGAGGTGTTCTTGAACCATTACAGGCCGCGCCAGTTATCATCGAAGACGGTGTTTTCGTTGGATCAAGATGTATCGTTGTAGAAGGAGTTCATGTAGGTAAAGAAGCTGTTCTTGGTGCTAACGTTTGTTTGACTGCTTCAACTAAAATCATTGATGTAACTGGCGAAACTCCTGTTGAAATGAAAGGTTTTGTTCCTGCCCGTTCGGTAGTTATTCCAGGAAGTTATACTAAAAAATTCGCTGCTGGTGAATTTCAGGTTCCTTGTGCTTTAATCATTGGTACACGTAAACCTTCAACTGATTTAAAAACATCATTGAATAATGCTCTGCGCGAATATGATGTAGCTGTTTAA
- a CDS encoding DUF5606 family protein, protein MSLEKILSISGKPGLYVLKVQTRTGFVAESLLDGKKVTVSLKSNVSLLSEISIYTYEGEKPLAEIIQNIAKKENNGQTISHKEDNTALLTYFREVLPEYDEERVYASDVKKIVSWYNTLQAKGLLAEEAPVAAEETAPAAEEAAAEKVKAPAKKAPAKKAAAKKE, encoded by the coding sequence ATGAGTTTAGAGAAGATATTATCGATTTCAGGGAAACCAGGTTTATATGTTTTAAAAGTACAGACACGTACAGGTTTTGTTGCAGAATCATTATTGGATGGAAAAAAAGTAACAGTAAGTTTGAAAAGTAATGTAAGTCTGTTGTCTGAAATTTCTATTTATACTTACGAAGGTGAAAAACCTTTGGCTGAAATTATCCAAAACATTGCTAAAAAAGAAAACAATGGACAAACGATTTCTCATAAAGAAGATAACACAGCTTTGCTGACTTACTTTAGAGAAGTATTGCCGGAATATGATGAAGAAAGAGTATATGCTTCAGATGTTAAAAAGATTGTAAGCTGGTACAATACGCTTCAGGCAAAAGGATTGCTTGCTGAAGAAGCTCCTGTTGCGGCCGAAGAAACTGCTCCAGCGGCTGAAGAAGCAGCGGCTGAAAAAGTAAAAGCGCCAGCTAAAAAAGCACCTGCAAAGAAAGCAGCAGCTAAAAAAGAGTAA
- the def gene encoding peptide deformylase: MILPIIGYGDPVLRKVGEELTPDYPNLKEIIDNMYETMYMASGVGLAAEQVGLPIRLFIIDTTPFGEDDDLEDREQKKLKGFKKTFINAKIIKEEGDEWAFNEGCLSIPDVREDVYRKPTVTIEYCEEDFVMKTEVFDGLIARVIQHEYDHIEGILFTDKISSLKKRLIQGKLKNITEGKTFQDYRMKFFAKKGR, from the coding sequence ATGATATTACCAATTATAGGATACGGTGACCCTGTTTTGAGAAAAGTAGGAGAGGAACTGACTCCAGATTATCCAAATCTAAAAGAAATTATTGATAACATGTATGAAACCATGTACATGGCCAGCGGTGTAGGTTTAGCTGCAGAGCAGGTGGGACTGCCGATACGTTTGTTTATTATTGATACAACTCCATTTGGTGAAGATGATGACTTAGAAGACAGAGAACAAAAAAAACTGAAAGGTTTCAAAAAGACTTTTATCAATGCCAAAATAATAAAAGAAGAAGGTGATGAATGGGCTTTTAATGAAGGCTGTCTGAGTATTCCGGATGTGCGAGAAGATGTATACAGAAAACCAACCGTTACTATTGAGTATTGTGAGGAAGATTTTGTTATGAAAACTGAAGTTTTTGATGGTTTGATAGCAAGAGTTATTCAGCATGAGTACGATCATATCGAAGGAATTTTATTTACAGATAAAATTTCATCTTTGAAAAAACGCCTGATTCAAGGTAAATTAAAAAACATTACCGAAGGAAAAACATTTCAGGATTACCGAATGAAATTTTTTGCAAAAAAAGGAAGATAA
- a CDS encoding polysaccharide deacetylase family protein, which yields MSRLPILMYHNVSLIRSDNQSLTILEGKLEEQFKYLSSRNYSTFHFSELSKLQVLPSKSIVLTFDDVTENQLLYAVPLLKKYNLKATFFIPFEYIGKRDFWNEGIEKIMGIEDLKQIDGSLIEFGYHSYHHKKYTELSDKEIADDFKKCNQIINENNLKVYTALAYPFGKYPRKEPFNSQFKKILSENNIGFGLKIGNRLNEFPFKDNYEIQRIDIRGEESLLVFMLKLRFGKLKLF from the coding sequence ATGAGCAGACTTCCCATTTTAATGTATCATAATGTATCATTGATTCGTTCGGATAATCAATCTCTAACCATTTTGGAAGGCAAACTAGAAGAGCAGTTTAAGTATTTGTCTTCACGCAATTATTCGACTTTTCATTTTTCAGAATTGTCAAAACTACAAGTATTGCCATCAAAAAGTATTGTTTTAACTTTTGATGATGTTACAGAAAATCAGTTGCTGTATGCTGTTCCTTTATTAAAAAAATATAATCTGAAAGCAACTTTCTTTATTCCGTTTGAATATATTGGCAAAAGAGATTTTTGGAACGAAGGAATTGAAAAAATAATGGGAATCGAAGATTTGAAACAGATTGATGGTAGTTTGATAGAATTTGGATATCATTCCTATCATCATAAAAAGTACACTGAACTTTCAGATAAAGAAATAGCAGATGATTTCAAGAAATGCAATCAAATCATAAATGAGAATAATTTAAAAGTTTACACTGCTTTGGCTTACCCTTTTGGGAAATACCCTAGAAAAGAACCTTTTAATTCTCAATTCAAAAAAATATTATCTGAAAATAATATTGGTTTTGGTCTTAAAATAGGAAATAGACTTAATGAATTTCCATTTAAAGACAATTATGAAATTCAACGAATTGATATAAGAGGTGAAGAAAGTTTGCTTGTGTTTATGCTAAAATTACGTTTTGGAAAGTTGAAATTATTTTAG
- the mazG gene encoding nucleoside triphosphate pyrophosphohydrolase: MNTRKNQLQAFERLLDIMDDLREKCPWDKKQTMQTLRHLTIEETYELGDAILDNDLNEVKKELGDLLLHIVFYAKIGSETNDFDMSDVCNDICEKLIHRHPHIYSDVVVKDEEEVKQNWEKLKLKEGKKSVLEGVPRSLPALVKASRIQDKVKGVGFDWEEPHQVWDKVQEELQELQAEVASGDQDKMEFEFGDVLFSMINYARFLNINPEDALERTNKKFIKRFQYLESKAEELGKPLMDMTLAEMDVFWNEAKKL; encoded by the coding sequence ATGAATACAAGAAAAAATCAGCTCCAGGCCTTTGAACGATTATTAGACATAATGGATGATTTGCGTGAAAAATGCCCTTGGGACAAAAAACAGACCATGCAGACTCTTCGTCATCTTACGATAGAAGAAACTTATGAATTGGGCGATGCGATCTTGGATAATGATTTAAATGAAGTAAAAAAAGAACTTGGTGATTTATTACTGCATATTGTTTTTTATGCCAAAATAGGCAGTGAAACGAATGATTTTGATATGTCTGATGTCTGTAATGATATTTGCGAAAAGCTTATTCATCGTCATCCTCATATTTACAGCGATGTTGTGGTTAAAGATGAGGAAGAAGTAAAACAGAATTGGGAAAAATTAAAGCTGAAAGAAGGCAAGAAATCGGTTCTGGAAGGTGTTCCAAGAAGTCTGCCAGCGCTTGTAAAAGCAAGCCGAATTCAGGATAAAGTAAAAGGAGTGGGATTTGATTGGGAAGAGCCGCATCAGGTTTGGGATAAAGTTCAGGAGGAATTACAGGAACTGCAGGCTGAAGTGGCATCAGGCGATCAGGATAAAATGGAATTCGAATTTGGGGATGTCTTATTCTCAATGATTAATTACGCCCGTTTTTTGAATATCAATCCTGAAGATGCATTGGAACGAACCAATAAAAAATTTATCAAACGCTTTCAATATCTGGAAAGCAAAGCCGAAGAATTAGGAAAACCTTTAATGGATATGACTCTCGCCGAAATGGATGTTTTCTGGAACGAAGCGAAAAAGCTTTAA
- a CDS encoding malate:quinone oxidoreductase — MSDTTIRSNSDVVLIGAGIMSATLGVILKELQPDLKIDIYERLDIAAAESSDAWNNAGTGHSAFCELNYTPEGPDGKINPNKAISIAEQYEVSRQFWSYLVQEGKVQSPEDFIKSVPHISFVWGDANVAFLKNRFEVLQSNPLFADMIFSTDTSELQKWMPLVMEGRNPEEKVAATSMKIGTDVNFGTLTRNMLAYLTKLDNVTIHYSHEVKKLKQREDKSWRIKITDLESDQKKKVYTKFVFIGAGGGSLPLLEKANVPEGKGYGGFPVSGQWLKCTNPEVIAKHQAKVYGKASVGAPPMSVPHVDTRMIDGEKALLFGPFAGFSTRFLKNGSYSDLPLSIKPDNVIPMIVAGYKNIPLTKYLIEQVRQSPKDRINALREYVPGARTKDWKLERAGQRVQVIKRDEELIGKLEFGTEIINTNDGTLAVLLGASPGASTAVSIMVELVSKCFPEQFNSPEWQEKVKAMIPSFGLALNENPELLASLRNKTAEVLKLN, encoded by the coding sequence ATGTCCGATACAACAATACGATCCAATTCAGATGTAGTTTTAATTGGAGCAGGAATTATGAGTGCTACTCTAGGTGTGATTTTAAAAGAATTACAGCCTGATTTAAAGATTGATATTTACGAAAGATTAGATATTGCTGCAGCTGAAAGTTCCGATGCTTGGAATAATGCGGGTACGGGACATTCTGCTTTTTGTGAACTTAATTATACTCCGGAAGGTCCTGACGGAAAAATAAATCCAAATAAAGCAATCAGTATTGCTGAACAATATGAAGTGTCAAGACAATTTTGGTCTTATTTAGTTCAAGAAGGAAAAGTTCAGTCTCCAGAAGATTTTATAAAAAGTGTTCCTCATATCAGTTTTGTTTGGGGTGATGCTAATGTTGCTTTTCTAAAAAACAGATTTGAAGTTTTACAGTCAAATCCTCTTTTTGCTGATATGATTTTCAGTACTGATACTTCTGAACTGCAAAAATGGATGCCTTTAGTAATGGAGGGCAGAAATCCTGAAGAAAAAGTGGCAGCGACTTCAATGAAAATAGGAACAGATGTAAATTTTGGAACATTGACTAGAAATATGTTAGCCTATTTAACAAAATTGGATAACGTTACGATACATTACAGTCACGAAGTTAAAAAATTAAAACAGCGTGAAGACAAATCATGGAGGATAAAAATCACCGATCTGGAATCTGATCAAAAGAAAAAAGTATATACCAAGTTTGTTTTTATAGGTGCCGGCGGCGGTTCATTACCTTTATTAGAAAAAGCAAATGTTCCTGAAGGAAAAGGATACGGAGGTTTCCCAGTCAGCGGACAATGGTTAAAATGTACTAATCCAGAAGTAATAGCAAAACACCAAGCCAAAGTATATGGAAAAGCGAGTGTTGGTGCACCGCCAATGTCTGTTCCGCACGTAGATACGAGAATGATTGATGGTGAAAAAGCGTTGCTTTTTGGTCCGTTTGCAGGTTTTTCTACTCGATTTTTAAAAAATGGATCATACTCTGATCTGCCTTTGTCAATAAAACCAGATAATGTAATCCCGATGATTGTTGCTGGATATAAAAATATTCCGCTTACTAAATATTTAATTGAGCAGGTGCGCCAGTCTCCAAAAGACCGAATTAATGCATTACGTGAATATGTTCCTGGCGCCAGAACCAAAGACTGGAAACTGGAAAGAGCCGGACAGCGTGTACAGGTTATCAAAAGAGACGAGGAGTTAATAGGGAAATTAGAGTTTGGTACTGAAATTATCAATACAAATGACGGAACTTTAGCGGTGTTATTGGGAGCTTCTCCTGGAGCCTCAACAGCAGTTTCTATTATGGTTGAACTGGTAAGCAAATGTTTCCCAGAACAGTTTAATTCTCCAGAATGGCAGGAAAAAGTGAAAGCAATGATTCCTTCTTTTGGTTTGGCATTAAATGAAAACCCAGAGTTATTGGCAAGCCTTAGAAACAAAACTGCCGAAGTTTTAAAATTAAATTAA
- the ruvX gene encoding Holliday junction resolvase RuvX codes for MPRILSIDYGQKRTGIAVTDELQIIASGLTTIPSETAIAFLKDYFAKEKVEAVLIGEPKQMNGDPSQSASIIKGFVTHFTNHFPEMKVIRVDERFTSKMAFQTMIDSGLNKKQRQNKALIDEISATIMLQDYLNRK; via the coding sequence ATGCCAAGAATACTCTCCATAGATTACGGACAAAAACGAACAGGAATCGCTGTTACCGATGAATTACAGATTATTGCGTCTGGGCTTACAACGATTCCTTCTGAAACTGCAATTGCTTTTCTAAAAGATTATTTTGCCAAAGAAAAGGTTGAGGCAGTCCTTATTGGCGAACCCAAGCAGATGAATGGCGATCCTTCGCAAAGCGCTTCTATAATTAAAGGATTTGTAACTCATTTCACCAATCATTTTCCAGAGATGAAAGTCATTCGTGTAGATGAGCGTTTTACTTCCAAAATGGCTTTTCAAACGATGATTGACAGCGGACTGAATAAAAAACAGCGTCAAAATAAAGCGCTTATAGATGAGATTTCTGCAACTATTATGCTTCAGGATTATTTAAACCGAAAATAA
- a CDS encoding glycosyltransferase family 2 protein, with protein sequence MKTLSVIILTYNEEDYIEDAVKSVAFANEIIVIDSESTDRTVDLVSKMDCKFASRKFDNYCNQRNFALTLTTSDWILFLDADERVTPKLEKEILEAISKEEYLAYKIWFPHYFMGRFLFHYTDKVIRLFKNDNSKFKNEVHEKLVIKTKVGVLKNYMIHYTYKEIYHFLDKKDKYAWFQAKMSHDKKKKATLFLLFFKPFYRFFHTYFVKRVFLDGVPGLVSASYDAYGVFSRYAKLYLLEKNLK encoded by the coding sequence ATGAAAACACTGTCGGTTATCATTCTAACTTATAACGAAGAAGATTATATTGAAGATGCCGTAAAATCAGTTGCATTTGCTAACGAAATTATAGTTATAGACTCCGAAAGTACAGATAGAACTGTAGACCTTGTTTCAAAAATGGATTGTAAATTTGCTTCAAGAAAGTTTGACAATTACTGCAATCAAAGAAATTTTGCACTAACCTTAACTACAAGCGATTGGATCTTATTTTTGGATGCAGACGAAAGAGTGACTCCAAAATTAGAAAAAGAAATTTTAGAAGCCATTTCAAAAGAAGAATATCTAGCTTATAAAATATGGTTTCCTCATTATTTTATGGGACGTTTTTTATTTCATTATACCGATAAAGTAATACGATTATTTAAAAACGACAACTCTAAATTTAAAAATGAAGTTCACGAAAAATTAGTGATTAAAACAAAAGTTGGTGTTCTAAAAAATTATATGATTCATTACACCTACAAAGAAATATATCATTTTTTGGATAAAAAAGACAAATACGCTTGGTTTCAAGCCAAAATGAGTCATGACAAAAAAAAGAAAGCCACTTTATTTCTATTATTCTTCAAGCCATTCTACCGATTTTTTCACACCTATTTTGTAAAAAGAGTTTTTTTAGATGGAGTTCCTGGACTTGTTTCTGCAAGTTATGATGCTTATGGCGTATTTTCAAGATATGCAAAATTGTATCTTTTAGAAAAAAATCTAAAATAA
- a CDS encoding FUSC family protein — MISKIEKFTDSTYFTNALKATISAVIPVLVCTYFGHFEIGFTLALGTFLTYPCDIPSSLKHKINGIIVTAFLVAGVNLLINLTYPFPFIFYPLFPLLIFILAMLSVYGQRATFTSFSALLSASLSFAHMHTGLEMIQYSGLILTGGLFYLLISLLFHYIKPYRYAELQIAECIKLTAKYLKLRGDLWNSNTDRKAILEKQLHLQVELNDIHHNIRRVLIGKQMNAVSSNQNRKMLIVFVSLLEILELALSTSFDHNRLHQKFDKHPKTLATYQSLAYNLASTLKQLSKNIVKKTTYIPEHTLREHLSALANAISEYENELGKTQASEGVLMLKTMLEYAENQIDKIKIIERAFTSVANNYDFKGKDKDLEKFLTPQYYPISTFIENISFSSTIFRHSLRLTVAIILGGLAGKFLPFQNVYWILMTIIIIMRPGYGLTKQRSIQRAIGTIIGGVIAFSILALMPNHLILSILAILCMLLGFSFAQINYTVSATFVTMYIVFIYGILTTDYLDVIQYRIVDTLTGALIAYFANHFLWPSWEYIKAPEYLEKSIIANRDYLKEIFIYYTQKGEVTTSYRLARKNAFIEIGNLMASFQRMSQEPKSKQKNILLLYKLTELNHSLLSSTASLGTYTQSHRTTPSSRAFTIVVEKVLKNLEQAIALLEKEIIVDSNEITNEEVANRFTELKNIRQNELKEGNKIEEEAFSLKMQEAQLVIEQLIWLINLSEGIQKNTKKLMEDL, encoded by the coding sequence ATGATTTCCAAAATAGAAAAATTTACAGACAGCACCTATTTTACTAATGCATTAAAAGCAACAATATCTGCTGTTATTCCTGTATTAGTCTGTACTTATTTTGGTCATTTTGAAATAGGTTTTACTCTTGCTCTCGGAACTTTCCTTACTTATCCCTGCGATATTCCAAGCAGTTTAAAACACAAAATAAACGGAATCATTGTCACTGCTTTTTTGGTTGCCGGAGTCAATTTATTGATTAATCTCACCTATCCCTTCCCGTTTATTTTTTATCCGCTTTTTCCTCTATTGATATTCATTCTGGCAATGCTGTCTGTGTATGGACAAAGAGCCACATTTACATCCTTTTCGGCATTATTATCGGCATCGCTGTCATTTGCACACATGCATACAGGACTGGAAATGATTCAGTATTCAGGTTTGATACTTACGGGAGGACTTTTTTATTTACTGATTTCATTATTATTCCATTATATAAAACCATATCGCTATGCTGAATTACAGATTGCCGAATGTATTAAGCTAACAGCAAAATACCTGAAGCTGAGAGGGGATTTATGGAATAGCAATACCGACAGAAAAGCAATATTAGAAAAACAGCTTCATCTGCAGGTTGAACTCAACGATATACATCATAATATCCGAAGAGTTCTCATTGGGAAACAGATGAATGCTGTTTCTTCAAACCAGAATCGAAAAATGCTTATAGTCTTTGTTTCATTATTAGAAATATTAGAACTGGCTTTATCAACCTCTTTTGATCATAACAGACTTCATCAAAAATTTGATAAACACCCCAAAACTCTGGCAACTTATCAAAGTCTGGCTTATAACCTGGCTTCAACGTTAAAACAATTATCAAAAAACATTGTAAAAAAAACCACTTATATCCCTGAACACACATTACGAGAACACCTTTCTGCCCTAGCAAATGCTATCAGCGAATATGAAAATGAATTAGGAAAGACCCAAGCTTCGGAAGGAGTTTTGATGCTGAAAACCATGCTTGAATATGCCGAAAATCAAATCGATAAAATCAAAATTATTGAACGTGCTTTTACATCGGTAGCCAACAATTATGATTTTAAAGGAAAAGATAAAGATTTAGAGAAGTTTTTGACTCCTCAATATTATCCAATAAGTACATTCATTGAAAATATCAGTTTTTCTTCAACAATATTCAGACATTCTTTACGATTGACCGTTGCTATCATTTTAGGAGGATTAGCTGGCAAGTTTCTTCCTTTCCAAAATGTATACTGGATTCTGATGACGATCATTATTATCATGAGACCGGGCTACGGACTGACAAAACAGCGATCGATACAGCGTGCCATCGGAACTATTATTGGAGGCGTAATTGCGTTCAGTATTTTAGCATTAATGCCAAATCATTTAATATTAAGCATTTTAGCAATTCTCTGTATGCTGCTTGGTTTCTCGTTTGCGCAGATCAATTATACGGTAAGCGCAACTTTTGTAACCATGTACATTGTATTCATTTATGGAATATTAACTACTGATTATCTGGATGTTATTCAGTACAGAATAGTTGATACACTGACTGGAGCACTGATAGCCTACTTCGCTAATCATTTTTTATGGCCGTCATGGGAATATATCAAAGCACCGGAATACTTAGAAAAATCAATTATTGCTAATAGAGATTATCTAAAAGAGATTTTTATTTATTACACTCAAAAAGGCGAAGTTACCACCTCCTACCGTCTGGCCAGAAAAAATGCTTTTATCGAAATTGGCAATCTGATGGCTTCGTTCCAAAGAATGTCGCAGGAACCGAAATCAAAACAAAAGAATATTTTATTACTGTATAAATTGACAGAGCTCAATCATTCTCTGCTTTCATCTACAGCTTCATTAGGAACTTATACTCAATCGCACAGAACTACGCCTTCGTCAAGAGCTTTTACAATTGTGGTCGAAAAAGTTCTTAAAAACCTAGAACAGGCTATTGCTCTGCTGGAAAAAGAAATCATTGTTGATTCTAACGAAATTACCAATGAAGAAGTAGCCAATCGTTTTACCGAATTGAAAAATATCCGCCAGAACGAATTAAAAGAAGGAAATAAAATTGAAGAAGAAGCTTTTTCCTTAAAAATGCAGGAAGCTCAATTAGTCATAGAACAATTAATCTGGCTGATCAACTTATCCGAAGGAATTCAAAAAAACACCAAAAAATTAATGGAGGATCTATAA